A single Elaeis guineensis isolate ETL-2024a chromosome 15, EG11, whole genome shotgun sequence DNA region contains:
- the LOC105058344 gene encoding tubulin alpha-4 chain isoform X2: MRECISIHIGQAGIQVGNACWELYCLEHGIQPDGQMPSDKTVGGGDDAFNTFFSETGAGKHVPRAVFLDLEPTVIDEVRTGTYRQLFHPEQLISGKEDAANNFARGHYTIGKEIVDLCLDRIRKLADNCTGLQGFLVFHAVGGGTGSGLGSLLLERLSVDYGKKSKLGFTVYPSPQVSTSVVEPYNSVLSTHSLLEHTDVAVLLDNEAIYDICRRSLDIERPTYTNLNRLVSQVISSLTASLRFDGALNVDVTEFQTNLVPYPRIHFMLSSYAPVISAEKAYHEQLSVAEITNSAFEPSSMMAKCDPRHGKYMACCLMYRGDVVPKDVNAAVATIKTKRTIQFVDWCPTGFKCGINYQPPTVVPGGDLAKVQRAVCMISNSTSVAEVKESSPRLGKILLRSRRIMKKSGLSQLKVRKMKEMSTRKCDKQVTMLMAEMWFFFVLCSANALLIGLQPILSHSIVC; this comes from the exons ATGAGAGAGTGCATCTCCATCCACATCGGCCAGGCCGGCATCCAGGTCGGCAACGCCTGCTGGGAACTCTACTGCCTCGAACACGGCATCCAG CCCGATGGCCAGATGCCAAGCGACAAGACCGTCGGTGGAGGCGACGATGCCTTCAACACCTTCTTCAGTGAGACCGGTGCCGGCAAGCACGTCCCCCGCGCCGTGTTTCTCGACCTCGAGCCCACCGTGATCGACGAGGTCCGCACCGGCACCTACCGCCAGCTCTTCCACCCCGAGCAGCTCATCAGCGGCAAGGAGGACGCCGCCAACAACTTCGCTCGTGGCCATTACACAA TCGGGAAGGAGATCGTGGACCTGTGTCTGGACCGCATCCGGAAGCTGGCCGACAACTGCACCGGCCTCCAGGGGTTCTTGGTGTTCCACGCAGTTGGTGGTGGGACCGGCTCCGGGCTCGGTTCCCTGCTTCTGGAGAGGCTCTCGGTGGACTACGGCAAGAAGTCGAAGCTCGGCTTCACGGTCTACCCTTCCCCTCAGGTCTCCACCTCCGTCGTCGAGCCTTACAACAGCGTCCTCTCCACCCACTCCCTCCTCGAGCACACCGATGTCGCCGTCCTCCTGGATAACGAGGCCATCTACGACATCTGCCGCCGCTCCCTGGACATCGAGCGACCCACCTACACCAATCTGAACCGCCTCGTCTCCCAGGTGATTTCATCGCTGACCGCCTCGCTCCGGTTCGATGGTGCTCTGAATGTGGATGTGACCGAGTTCCAGACCAACCTCGTTCCCTACCCGAGAATTCACTTCATGCTGTCCTCCTATGCTCCGGTGATCTCGGCCGAGAAGGCCTACCACGAGCAATTGTCGGTGGCGGAGATCACCAACAGCGCGTTCGAGCCTTCTTCCATGATGGCCAAGTGCGACCCGAGGCACGGCAAGTACATGGCCTGCTGCCTTATGTACCGGGGCGACGTCGTCCCCAAGGATGTCAATGCTGCCGTGGCCACCATCAAGACCAAGCGCACCATCCAGTTTGTGGACTGGTGCCCGACCGGGTTCAAGTGTGGGATCAACTACCAGCCGCCCACCGTGGTGCCCGGTGGCGACCTTGCCAAGGTTCAGCGGGCGGTGTGCATGATCTCGAACTCGACCAGTGTGGCGGAAGT GAAGGAGAGTTCTCCGAGGCTCGGGAAGATCTTGCTGCGCTCGAGAAGGATTATGAAGAAGTCGGGGCTGAGTCAGCTGAAGGTGAGGAAGATGAAGGAGATGAGTACTAGAAAGTGTGACAAGCAAGTAACAATGTTGATGGCTGAGATGTGGTTCTTTTTTGTTCTCTGTTCAGCCAATGCACTACTCATTGGTCTCCAGCCAATACTATCCCACTCTATCGTTTGTtag
- the LOC105058344 gene encoding tubulin alpha chain isoform X1: protein MRECISIHIGQAGIQVGNACWELYCLEHGIQPDGQMPSDKTVGGGDDAFNTFFSETGAGKHVPRAVFLDLEPTVIDEVRTGTYRQLFHPEQLISGKEDAANNFARGHYTIGKEIVDLCLDRIRKLADNCTGLQGFLVFHAVGGGTGSGLGSLLLERLSVDYGKKSKLGFTVYPSPQVSTSVVEPYNSVLSTHSLLEHTDVAVLLDNEAIYDICRRSLDIERPTYTNLNRLVSQVISSLTASLRFDGALNVDVTEFQTNLVPYPRIHFMLSSYAPVISAEKAYHEQLSVAEITNSAFEPSSMMAKCDPRHGKYMACCLMYRGDVVPKDVNAAVATIKTKRTIQFVDWCPTGFKCGINYQPPTVVPGGDLAKVQRAVCMISNSTSVAEVFSRIDHKFDLMYAKRAFVHWYVGEGMEEGEFSEAREDLAALEKDYEEVGAESAEGEEDEGDEY from the exons ATGAGAGAGTGCATCTCCATCCACATCGGCCAGGCCGGCATCCAGGTCGGCAACGCCTGCTGGGAACTCTACTGCCTCGAACACGGCATCCAG CCCGATGGCCAGATGCCAAGCGACAAGACCGTCGGTGGAGGCGACGATGCCTTCAACACCTTCTTCAGTGAGACCGGTGCCGGCAAGCACGTCCCCCGCGCCGTGTTTCTCGACCTCGAGCCCACCGTGATCGACGAGGTCCGCACCGGCACCTACCGCCAGCTCTTCCACCCCGAGCAGCTCATCAGCGGCAAGGAGGACGCCGCCAACAACTTCGCTCGTGGCCATTACACAA TCGGGAAGGAGATCGTGGACCTGTGTCTGGACCGCATCCGGAAGCTGGCCGACAACTGCACCGGCCTCCAGGGGTTCTTGGTGTTCCACGCAGTTGGTGGTGGGACCGGCTCCGGGCTCGGTTCCCTGCTTCTGGAGAGGCTCTCGGTGGACTACGGCAAGAAGTCGAAGCTCGGCTTCACGGTCTACCCTTCCCCTCAGGTCTCCACCTCCGTCGTCGAGCCTTACAACAGCGTCCTCTCCACCCACTCCCTCCTCGAGCACACCGATGTCGCCGTCCTCCTGGATAACGAGGCCATCTACGACATCTGCCGCCGCTCCCTGGACATCGAGCGACCCACCTACACCAATCTGAACCGCCTCGTCTCCCAGGTGATTTCATCGCTGACCGCCTCGCTCCGGTTCGATGGTGCTCTGAATGTGGATGTGACCGAGTTCCAGACCAACCTCGTTCCCTACCCGAGAATTCACTTCATGCTGTCCTCCTATGCTCCGGTGATCTCGGCCGAGAAGGCCTACCACGAGCAATTGTCGGTGGCGGAGATCACCAACAGCGCGTTCGAGCCTTCTTCCATGATGGCCAAGTGCGACCCGAGGCACGGCAAGTACATGGCCTGCTGCCTTATGTACCGGGGCGACGTCGTCCCCAAGGATGTCAATGCTGCCGTGGCCACCATCAAGACCAAGCGCACCATCCAGTTTGTGGACTGGTGCCCGACCGGGTTCAAGTGTGGGATCAACTACCAGCCGCCCACCGTGGTGCCCGGTGGCGACCTTGCCAAGGTTCAGCGGGCGGTGTGCATGATCTCGAACTCGACCAGTGTGGCGGAAGTGTTCTCGAGGATCGACCACAAGTTCGATCTGATGTACGCCAAGCGGGCGTTCGTGCACTGGTATGTTGGTGAGGGTATGGAGGAAGGAGAGTTCTCCGAGGCTCGGGAAGATCTTGCTGCGCTCGAGAAGGATTATGAAGAAGTCGGGGCTGAGTCAGCTGAAGGTGAGGAAGATGAAGGAGATGAGTACTAG